Proteins encoded by one window of Acidobacteriota bacterium:
- the gcvT gene encoding glycine cleavage system aminomethyltransferase GcvT has product MKKTRFNELHHKLGGKMIEFCGWEMPVEYSGIIPEHMAVRTKAGLFDVSHMGEVLVTGKDALAYVQWLTPNDVSKLVPGQVQYTALMTPESTFVDDMLVYAMGPEEYFLVVNAANDDKDFAWIAGHTKGFDVKVEHQSDAYSQLALQGPLAEAILQPLTDIDLASMKSFHWAKGRVAGKACLVSRTGYTGEDGFEIYTTDPEPQVIWTRLVETGTPRGLLPIGLGARDTLRLEAKLMLYGNDISDKTTVLEADLKWIVKLQKGDFLGKPVIEKQLAEGLKRKLVGFEMAEPGIARPHYPVYYKGQRVGDVASGTFSPLLKKAIGLVYLPIDGTAAGAEFEVEIRGKRTKARVITTPFYKRAKK; this is encoded by the coding sequence ATGAAGAAGACGCGCTTCAACGAGCTCCACCACAAGCTCGGCGGCAAGATGATCGAGTTCTGCGGCTGGGAGATGCCGGTCGAATACTCGGGCATCATCCCCGAGCACATGGCCGTGCGGACCAAGGCCGGGCTGTTCGACGTCAGCCACATGGGGGAGGTCCTGGTCACGGGCAAGGACGCCCTGGCCTACGTCCAGTGGCTGACCCCGAACGACGTGTCCAAGCTCGTCCCGGGCCAGGTCCAGTACACGGCCCTGATGACGCCCGAGTCGACCTTCGTCGACGACATGCTCGTCTACGCTATGGGGCCCGAGGAATACTTCCTGGTCGTCAACGCGGCCAACGACGACAAGGACTTCGCCTGGATCGCCGGGCACACCAAGGGCTTCGACGTCAAGGTCGAGCACCAGAGCGACGCTTATTCCCAGCTGGCCCTTCAGGGCCCGCTGGCCGAGGCCATCCTGCAGCCGCTGACGGACATCGACCTGGCCTCGATGAAATCCTTCCATTGGGCCAAGGGCCGGGTCGCCGGCAAGGCCTGCCTCGTCTCCCGGACGGGCTACACGGGGGAGGACGGATTCGAGATCTACACGACCGACCCCGAGCCGCAGGTCATCTGGACCAGGCTCGTCGAAACCGGCACGCCCCGCGGCCTGCTGCCCATCGGCCTGGGCGCCCGGGACACGCTCCGGCTCGAGGCCAAGCTCATGCTCTACGGCAACGACATCTCGGACAAGACGACCGTGCTCGAGGCCGACCTCAAGTGGATCGTCAAGCTGCAGAAGGGCGACTTCCTGGGCAAGCCCGTCATCGAGAAGCAGCTGGCCGAGGGCCTGAAGCGCAAGCTCGTCGGCTTCGAGATGGCCGAGCCGGGCATCGCCCGGCCCCACTACCCGGTGTACTACAAGGGCCAGCGGGTCGGCGACGTCGCCTCGGGCACGTTCTCGCCGCTCCTGAAGAAGGCCATCGGCCTGGTCTACCTGCCCATCGACGGCACGGCCGCCGGCGCCGAGTTCGAGGTCGAGATCCGCGGCAAGCGGACCAAGGCCCGCGTCATCACCACGCCCTTCTACAAGAGGGCCAAGAAATAA
- the gcvH gene encoding glycine cleavage system protein GcvH: protein MYPNDFRYTKEHEWIKVEGDEALVGITDFAQHQLGDIIYVELPAVGKELAPRQSIGVVESVKSVSDVYAPVPGVVTAVNEALGQAADLLNKDPHGQGWIVRIRIKDKKDLEGLMTAGDYEKFLEGLEH, encoded by the coding sequence ATGTACCCGAACGATTTTCGCTACACCAAAGAGCACGAATGGATCAAGGTCGAGGGCGACGAGGCCCTGGTCGGCATCACCGACTTCGCCCAGCACCAGCTCGGCGACATCATCTATGTCGAGCTGCCGGCCGTCGGCAAGGAGCTGGCCCCCCGGCAGTCCATCGGCGTCGTCGAGTCCGTCAAGTCGGTCTCGGACGTCTACGCGCCCGTCCCCGGCGTGGTCACGGCCGTCAACGAGGCCCTCGGCCAGGCGGCCGACCTTCTCAACAAGGACCCCCACGGCCAGGGCTGGATCGTCCGCATCAGGATCAAGGACAAGAAGGACCTCGAGGGCCTGATGACGGCCGGCGACTACGAGAAGTTCCTGGAGGGTCTCGAGCACTGA
- the gcvPA gene encoding aminomethyl-transferring glycine dehydrogenase subunit GcvPA, with the protein MSYLSLSDKDKAEMLARTGAGSIDDLFGCIPEAVRLKRPLDLPPGESELELVRTIEALGRKNAGAGRLSFLGGGAYDHFIPTVVDYLSSRGEFISPYTPYQPEVSQGTLQAIFEFQTLVCQLTGLDIANDSLYDGSTGAAEAVLMAQRVTGRNKVVVAGSVHPQYRDVIRTYIRNLGIEAVEVGPGPDGRVDRQALAGLLDDRTAAVVCQSPNFFGVIEDLKALSEAAHAVKALSVAVVAEALSLGLLEAPGKLGADIVTGEAQSFGLPVSFGGPYLGFMACRKDFLRQMPGRITGQTVDKEGRRGFVLTLSTREQHIRRERATSNICSNEALCALRATIFLETLGKQGLREMAWQNAQKAAYAADRLTAVKGVKRRFTGPVFNEFVIELAKPWAAVDAGLREKGIVGGFGLEAAYPGLGSAALVCVTELRTKDEIDRLARTIQEVLS; encoded by the coding sequence ATGAGCTATCTCTCTCTCAGCGACAAGGACAAGGCGGAGATGCTGGCCCGGACGGGCGCCGGTTCGATCGACGACCTGTTCGGCTGCATCCCCGAAGCCGTCCGCCTCAAGCGGCCGCTCGACCTGCCCCCGGGGGAATCCGAGCTCGAGCTGGTCCGGACGATCGAGGCCCTGGGCCGGAAGAACGCCGGCGCCGGGCGCCTCTCGTTCCTCGGCGGCGGGGCCTACGACCACTTCATCCCGACGGTCGTCGATTACCTCAGCTCCCGGGGCGAATTCATCAGCCCCTACACGCCCTACCAGCCCGAGGTCAGCCAGGGCACGCTCCAGGCCATTTTCGAGTTCCAGACCCTCGTCTGCCAGCTCACCGGCCTGGACATCGCCAACGACTCGCTCTATGACGGCTCCACCGGCGCGGCCGAGGCCGTCCTGATGGCCCAGCGGGTCACGGGACGGAACAAGGTCGTCGTGGCCGGCTCGGTCCACCCGCAGTACCGCGACGTCATCCGGACCTATATCAGGAACCTCGGCATCGAGGCGGTGGAAGTCGGTCCCGGGCCCGACGGGCGCGTCGACAGGCAGGCCCTGGCCGGGCTCCTCGACGACAGGACGGCCGCGGTCGTCTGCCAGTCGCCCAATTTCTTCGGCGTCATCGAGGACCTCAAGGCCTTGTCCGAGGCCGCCCACGCCGTTAAGGCGCTGTCCGTGGCCGTCGTCGCCGAGGCCCTGTCGCTGGGCCTGCTCGAGGCCCCGGGGAAGCTGGGGGCAGATATCGTCACCGGCGAGGCCCAGTCGTTCGGCCTGCCCGTGAGCTTCGGCGGTCCCTACCTCGGCTTCATGGCCTGCCGCAAGGACTTCCTCCGCCAGATGCCCGGCCGGATCACCGGCCAGACGGTCGACAAGGAGGGCCGGCGCGGCTTCGTCCTGACCCTCTCGACCCGCGAGCAGCACATCCGCCGCGAGCGGGCCACCTCGAACATCTGCAGCAACGAGGCCCTCTGCGCCCTCCGGGCGACCATCTTCCTCGAGACCCTGGGCAAGCAGGGCCTCCGGGAGATGGCCTGGCAGAACGCCCAGAAGGCGGCCTACGCGGCCGACCGGCTGACCGCCGTCAAGGGCGTGAAGAGGAGGTTCACCGGGCCCGTTTTCAACGAGTTCGTCATCGAGCTGGCCAAGCCCTGGGCCGCGGTCGACGCCGGTCTCCGGGAGAAGGGGATCGTCGGCGGCTTCGGCCTCGAGGCCGCCTATCCCGGCCTCGGGAGCGCGGCCCTCGTCTGCGTCACCGAGCTCAGGACAAAGGACGAGATCGACCGGCTGGCCCGGACGATCCAGGAGGTCCTGTCATGA
- the gcvPB gene encoding aminomethyl-transferring glycine dehydrogenase subunit GcvPB, whose amino-acid sequence MIKEIREPLVFEISAAGKRAAELPALDVPEKKDLLAGVPVRQEIEGFPEVSETEITRHFTRLSQKNYCVDMGIYPLGSCTMKYNPKVNERLCALPAFAGSHPLAPADLVQGNLELIKKLEACLCEIAGMDAFTLFPAAGAHGELTGMMLVRAALTARGDARKYVLIPDSAHGTNPSSAHICGYMVKEIKSNERGTIDLASLAQEMTGEVAALMVTNPNTLGVFESDICKIAEIVHAKGGLLYMDGANMNALTGIVRPGDMGVDVMHINLHKTFSTPHGGGGPGAGPVGVKKELVPFLPLPIVTEKDGRYALDCDRPLSIGRIRAYFGNFAVLVRALCYILSLGPKGVREIAEFAVLNANYIRSSLEGEYDLKYKTASMHECVFSDKLQKEYGVTNLDIAKRLIDYGLHPPTMSFPLIVHGALMIEPTETESRRDLDIFIEAMQAIAREAKDDPQALHDAPHVTYVRRLDEVAAAKFPVLRWEKKA is encoded by the coding sequence ATGATCAAGGAGATCCGCGAACCGCTCGTGTTCGAGATCAGCGCGGCCGGCAAGCGGGCCGCCGAGCTGCCCGCCCTGGACGTCCCGGAGAAGAAGGACCTTCTCGCCGGGGTGCCGGTGCGGCAGGAGATCGAAGGCTTCCCCGAGGTCTCCGAGACCGAGATCACCCGCCACTTCACCCGCCTGTCCCAGAAGAACTACTGTGTCGACATGGGCATCTATCCGCTCGGCTCGTGCACGATGAAGTACAATCCCAAGGTCAACGAGCGGCTCTGCGCCCTTCCGGCCTTTGCCGGCTCGCACCCGCTGGCGCCCGCCGACCTCGTCCAGGGGAACCTCGAGCTCATCAAGAAGCTCGAGGCCTGCCTCTGCGAGATCGCCGGCATGGACGCCTTCACCCTCTTCCCGGCGGCCGGGGCCCACGGCGAGCTGACGGGCATGATGCTTGTCCGGGCCGCCCTCACGGCCCGCGGCGATGCCCGCAAGTACGTCCTCATCCCGGACTCGGCCCACGGCACCAACCCGTCGTCGGCCCACATCTGCGGTTACATGGTCAAGGAGATCAAGTCCAACGAGCGCGGCACGATCGACCTGGCCTCGCTGGCCCAGGAGATGACCGGCGAAGTGGCCGCCCTGATGGTGACCAATCCCAACACCCTGGGCGTTTTCGAATCCGACATCTGCAAGATCGCCGAGATCGTCCATGCCAAGGGCGGCCTCCTCTACATGGATGGGGCCAACATGAACGCCCTGACCGGGATCGTCCGCCCCGGGGACATGGGCGTCGACGTCATGCACATCAACCTCCACAAGACGTTCTCGACGCCGCACGGCGGCGGCGGGCCGGGCGCCGGGCCGGTCGGGGTCAAGAAGGAGCTCGTGCCGTTCCTGCCCCTGCCGATCGTCACGGAGAAGGACGGGCGCTACGCCCTCGACTGCGACCGGCCCCTCTCGATCGGCCGCATCCGGGCCTATTTCGGCAATTTCGCCGTCCTCGTCCGGGCCCTCTGCTATATCCTGTCGCTCGGGCCCAAAGGCGTCCGGGAGATCGCCGAGTTCGCCGTGCTCAACGCCAACTACATCCGCAGCAGCCTGGAAGGGGAGTACGACCTCAAGTATAAGACCGCGTCCATGCACGAGTGCGTCTTCTCCGACAAGCTCCAGAAGGAATACGGCGTCACCAACCTGGACATCGCCAAGCGGCTCATCGACTACGGGCTGCACCCGCCGACGATGTCCTTTCCGCTAATCGTTCACGGCGCCCTGATGATCGAGCCGACCGAGACCGAGAGCCGGCGCGACCTCGACATCTTCATCGAGGCGATGCAGGCCATCGCCAGAGAGGCCAAGGACGATCCGCAGGCCCTCCACGACGCGCCCCACGTCACCTACGTCCGCCGGCTGGACGAGGTGGCGGCGGCCAAGTTCCCGGTCCTGCGCTGGGAGAAGAAGGCTTAA
- a CDS encoding glycine--tRNA ligase subunit alpha: protein MSVQDLILGLHRFWAGQGCYLAQTYDVEVGAGTMTPDTFFRVLDKRPWRVGYVQPSRRPDDGRYGENPNRVQKHFQYQVIMKPSPDAIQDIYVQSLRSLGVALEDHDLRFDEDNWESPTIGAWGVGWQVMLDGLEITQFTYFQQCGGIELSPVPVEITYGLERLEMFLEQKDDIYNLDWSADVSYRDLRLREEKEFSEYNFQAASVTMLKQAFNACQKEAGRLIARNLLLPAYDMCLKCSHNFNLLDSRGAISVTERVKLISQIRALVNDIARRYTGGKEGA from the coding sequence ATGTCCGTCCAGGATCTCATTCTCGGGCTGCACCGCTTCTGGGCCGGGCAGGGCTGCTACCTGGCCCAGACCTACGACGTCGAGGTCGGCGCCGGGACCATGACCCCGGACACCTTCTTCCGCGTCCTGGACAAGCGGCCCTGGCGGGTCGGCTACGTCCAGCCCTCGCGGCGGCCCGATGACGGCCGCTACGGCGAGAACCCCAACCGGGTCCAGAAGCACTTCCAGTACCAGGTCATCATGAAGCCGTCGCCGGACGCGATCCAGGACATCTACGTCCAGAGCCTGCGTTCGCTCGGCGTCGCCCTCGAGGACCACGACCTCCGCTTCGACGAGGACAACTGGGAATCGCCGACCATCGGCGCCTGGGGGGTCGGCTGGCAGGTCATGCTGGACGGCCTGGAGATCACCCAGTTCACCTACTTCCAGCAATGCGGCGGCATCGAGCTCTCGCCCGTCCCGGTCGAGATCACCTACGGCCTGGAGCGGCTGGAGATGTTCCTCGAGCAGAAGGACGACATCTACAACCTCGACTGGTCGGCCGACGTCTCCTACCGGGACCTCCGGCTGCGCGAGGAGAAGGAATTCTCGGAGTACAATTTCCAGGCCGCCTCGGTGACCATGCTCAAGCAGGCCTTCAACGCCTGCCAGAAAGAGGCCGGGCGGCTCATCGCCAGGAACCTGCTGCTCCCGGCCTACGACATGTGCCTCAAGTGCTCGCACAACTTCAACCTGCTCGACTCGCGCGGGGCCATCAGCGTCACCGAGCGGGTCAAGCTGATCTCCCAGATCCGCGCCCTGGTCAATGACATCGCCCGCCGCTACACCGGCGGGAAGGAGGGCGCCTGA
- the glyS gene encoding glycine--tRNA ligase subunit beta, whose translation MEFLLELLTEELPASHIRAALEQVEAGFRKELADARIDVHSLRTLATPRRLIVAADLAEGQEDREELVTGPPLAIAKGPDGALTPAGKGFARSQGVDESLLEAVRTPKGEYLGFKRRAKGTPTAEILAAAVPRVLGSLTFPKMMRWAESPFRFSRPIHGLLCVFGGAPLATSFDGFPATDETVGHRIAAPGRIKAADFASYREALARSFVIVDPDERRKMIIDQMEAALAPIKAKVYPDPGLLDDLTLNVECPLVIFGSFPESFLSLPLEVLSTAMREGQKLFSVVRDKKQLPNFLGLADAPADAKGLIRRGNERVLRARLEDARFFWDQDRKVPLADRAEGLKNVLFQEKLGTYEDKTQRLKKIAGYLCDRLGAADEREAAVEAASLCKADLLTEMVKEFSGLQGRMGGLYAKAEGLPAEVGQAIYEHYQPVSLEDASPATTAGALLSIADKMDSIVGSIGVGLQVSGSSDPFGLRRNAQGVCKVVLDRKLRFSFPLLVDRVLAVYGDRLTLARAEIKAATLDFFAGRLRFILEKKGCRYDLVNAALGPGVDQILDVQARVEALDALKSSPQFEPFILMVKRINNIIKGLPAAKVNPDLFVEKEERELASTLSIVGSNALPMIARGDFARAQGIIFRLQPVLNTFFDKVLVMAEDKKTRQNRLGLLQSISKMLLGIADYSQVVVEGEKAARPKGSR comes from the coding sequence ATGGAATTCCTTCTCGAGCTGCTGACCGAGGAGCTGCCGGCCTCCCACATCCGCGCGGCCCTCGAACAGGTCGAAGCCGGGTTCCGCAAAGAGCTCGCGGACGCCCGCATCGACGTCCATTCGCTCCGGACGCTGGCCACGCCGCGCCGCCTGATCGTCGCCGCCGACCTGGCGGAAGGCCAGGAGGACCGCGAAGAGCTCGTCACCGGGCCGCCCCTGGCCATCGCCAAGGGGCCGGACGGGGCCCTGACGCCCGCCGGCAAGGGCTTCGCCCGTTCCCAGGGCGTCGACGAGAGCCTGCTCGAGGCCGTCCGGACGCCCAAGGGCGAATACCTCGGCTTCAAGCGCCGGGCCAAGGGCACGCCCACGGCCGAGATCCTGGCCGCGGCCGTGCCCCGGGTGCTCGGGTCGCTGACCTTCCCGAAGATGATGCGCTGGGCCGAGAGCCCGTTCCGCTTCTCCCGGCCGATCCACGGCCTGCTCTGCGTCTTCGGCGGCGCGCCGCTGGCCACGTCGTTCGACGGCTTCCCGGCCACGGACGAGACCGTCGGCCACCGCATAGCCGCGCCCGGCCGGATCAAGGCCGCTGACTTCGCGTCCTACCGCGAGGCGCTGGCCCGGAGCTTCGTCATCGTCGACCCGGACGAGCGGCGCAAGATGATCATCGACCAGATGGAGGCCGCCCTGGCCCCGATCAAGGCCAAGGTTTACCCGGACCCCGGGCTCCTCGACGACCTGACCCTCAACGTCGAGTGCCCCCTGGTCATCTTCGGGTCTTTCCCGGAGAGCTTTCTCAGCCTGCCCCTCGAGGTCCTGTCCACGGCCATGCGCGAGGGCCAGAAGCTGTTCTCGGTCGTCCGCGACAAGAAGCAGCTCCCGAACTTCCTGGGCCTGGCCGACGCCCCGGCCGACGCCAAGGGGCTCATCCGCCGGGGCAACGAGCGGGTCCTGCGGGCCCGCCTGGAGGACGCCCGCTTCTTCTGGGACCAGGACCGCAAGGTCCCGTTGGCCGACCGGGCCGAAGGGCTCAAGAACGTCCTCTTCCAGGAGAAGCTCGGCACCTACGAGGACAAGACCCAGCGCCTGAAGAAGATCGCCGGCTACCTCTGCGACCGGCTCGGCGCCGCCGACGAGCGCGAGGCCGCCGTCGAGGCCGCCTCGCTCTGCAAGGCCGACTTGCTGACCGAGATGGTCAAGGAGTTCTCCGGGCTTCAGGGCCGCATGGGCGGGCTTTACGCCAAGGCCGAGGGCCTGCCGGCCGAGGTCGGCCAGGCCATCTACGAGCATTACCAGCCTGTCAGCCTGGAGGACGCCTCGCCGGCCACGACGGCCGGAGCCCTGCTTTCGATAGCCGACAAGATGGACTCGATCGTCGGGAGCATCGGCGTCGGCCTCCAGGTCAGCGGCTCGAGCGATCCGTTCGGCCTGCGCCGCAACGCCCAGGGCGTCTGCAAGGTCGTCCTCGACCGCAAGCTCCGCTTCTCGTTCCCGCTCCTCGTCGACCGCGTCCTGGCCGTCTACGGGGACCGCCTGACCCTGGCCCGGGCTGAGATCAAGGCGGCCACCCTGGACTTCTTCGCCGGGCGCCTGCGCTTCATCCTGGAGAAGAAAGGCTGCCGCTACGACCTCGTCAATGCCGCCCTTGGCCCCGGCGTCGACCAGATCCTCGACGTTCAGGCCCGGGTCGAGGCCCTGGATGCCTTGAAATCAAGCCCCCAGTTCGAGCCCTTCATCCTGATGGTCAAGCGCATCAACAACATCATCAAGGGCCTGCCGGCGGCCAAGGTCAATCCCGACCTTTTCGTCGAGAAGGAGGAGCGCGAGCTGGCCTCGACGCTGTCGATCGTCGGCAGCAACGCCCTGCCCATGATCGCCCGGGGGGACTTCGCCCGGGCCCAGGGCATCATCTTCAGGCTCCAGCCCGTGCTCAACACCTTTTTCGACAAGGTCCTGGTGATGGCCGAGGACAAGAAGACCCGGCAGAACCGGCTGGGGCTGCTCCAGTCGATCTCGAAGATGCTGCTGGGGATCGCGGACTATTCGCAGGTCGTCGTCGAAGGGGAGAAGGCGGCCAGGCCGAAGGGCTCGCGGTAG
- a CDS encoding PilZ domain-containing protein, translating to MGNKEVEKRLCQRFRINGATVSYRVVRLFSSKAGTDEEFCPVLDISRGGVRFLTQKPLKFKSRIRLQLTVPGERAPLDLNGRVRWSTFNTGKSYKYQVGVQFEPYGLEKRQNAPQILTRIVALETKFVEPENPVGPSEGGGPAA from the coding sequence ATGGGCAACAAGGAAGTGGAAAAGCGGCTCTGCCAGAGGTTCAGGATCAACGGCGCGACCGTCTCCTACCGGGTCGTGCGCCTGTTCTCCTCCAAGGCCGGGACCGACGAGGAGTTCTGCCCGGTCCTGGACATCAGCCGCGGCGGCGTCCGTTTCCTGACCCAGAAACCCCTGAAGTTCAAGTCGCGCATCCGGCTCCAGCTGACGGTGCCCGGCGAGCGGGCGCCCCTCGATCTCAACGGGCGGGTGCGCTGGTCGACCTTCAACACGGGCAAGAGCTACAAGTATCAGGTCGGCGTCCAGTTCGAGCCCTACGGGCTCGAGAAGCGCCAGAACGCGCCCCAGATCCTGACCAGGATCGTGGCGCTGGAAACGAAGTTCGTGGAGCCCGAGAACCCGGTCGGCCCGTCCGAGGGCGGCGGCCCCGCCGCCTGA
- a CDS encoding TonB C-terminal domain-containing protein, protein MFEDSFSTPRPGKPPRRDRIAGILVTVLFHAILGLVVYYGKVTVKIFPGPQEEVRSVVLVPPLKVSIPKVVGGRGLADLPGGAPAGAPGQRRPAAAAYEETAAAGGEAGPAGPAGGGEPSLPGAPGPGWLAPPPGAGSAIPSLSSKFRESLAVHGKSSLTVPLAPPGTPPGPPGVAGGAPLPDFSRFDRSAYGGASGYGRGRGGRGGGGVGAGGGGQRVGISIPLKGYDLLPWATKVIDRLQINWMLPAVPEVPVGAKIGMIVVIKKTGALDSIEIVEGTSIEALDRAALDALRASLPFPALPADFPGDLLEITFEFVYND, encoded by the coding sequence ATGTTCGAAGACTCCTTCTCCACGCCCAGGCCGGGAAAGCCGCCGCGCCGCGACCGGATCGCCGGCATCCTGGTCACGGTGCTCTTCCACGCCATTCTGGGCCTGGTCGTTTACTATGGAAAGGTCACCGTCAAGATCTTTCCCGGTCCACAGGAAGAGGTCCGCAGCGTCGTCCTCGTCCCGCCGCTCAAGGTTTCCATCCCCAAAGTCGTGGGGGGCAGGGGCCTGGCCGATCTTCCGGGCGGGGCGCCGGCCGGAGCCCCGGGCCAGCGCCGGCCGGCCGCCGCGGCCTACGAAGAGACCGCCGCCGCCGGCGGTGAAGCCGGGCCCGCCGGACCGGCCGGGGGCGGAGAACCATCCCTTCCCGGCGCGCCGGGGCCCGGATGGCTCGCCCCGCCGCCCGGCGCGGGTTCGGCCATTCCCTCCCTGTCCTCTAAATTCCGCGAGTCCCTGGCGGTCCACGGCAAGTCGTCCCTGACCGTTCCGCTGGCCCCTCCGGGGACCCCGCCGGGTCCGCCCGGCGTCGCGGGCGGCGCCCCCCTTCCGGATTTCTCCAGGTTCGACCGCAGCGCCTACGGCGGGGCGAGCGGCTACGGCCGCGGCCGCGGCGGCCGTGGAGGCGGCGGGGTCGGCGCAGGAGGAGGGGGCCAGCGCGTCGGGATCTCCATCCCGCTCAAGGGCTACGATCTGCTGCCCTGGGCGACCAAGGTCATCGACCGGCTTCAGATCAACTGGATGCTGCCGGCCGTGCCCGAGGTGCCCGTCGGCGCCAAGATCGGCATGATCGTGGTCATCAAGAAAACGGGCGCGCTCGATTCGATCGAGATCGTCGAAGGCACCAGCATCGAGGCCCTCGACCGGGCCGCCCTGGACGCTCTCCGCGCCTCGCTGCCCTTCCCGGCCCTGCCCGCCGATTTCCCCGGCGACCTCCTCGAGATCACCTTCGAGTTCGTCTACAATGACTAA